The proteins below are encoded in one region of Clostridium pasteurianum DSM 525 = ATCC 6013:
- a CDS encoding PadR family transcriptional regulator produces MDKEILKGSLDIILLLLLSPNSMYGYAIAKQIKKLANNSLEIGEGTLYPALKRLEEKKYLDSYWGVKNRKYYKTTEKGKIELKNKLDNWNIVNNLIQEINLYTNSKEDAYE; encoded by the coding sequence ATGGATAAAGAGATATTAAAAGGATCCTTAGATATAATTCTTCTGTTATTATTATCACCTAATTCTATGTATGGTTATGCCATTGCAAAACAAATAAAAAAATTGGCTAATAACTCTTTAGAAATAGGAGAAGGCACTTTATATCCAGCACTTAAAAGACTTGAAGAAAAAAAGTATTTAGATTCATATTGGGGGGTGAAAAATAGAAAATATTATAAAACTACAGAGAAAGGAAAAATCGAATTAAAAAATAAATTGGATAATTGGAATATTGTTAACAATTTAATTCAAGAAATAAACTTATATACTAATTCAAAGGAGGATGCATATGAATAA
- a CDS encoding tyrosine-type recombinase/integrase, whose product MRNYALIVLGLNTVLRISDILLLTWNDVYDFEEKTFKTHVYIKEKKTGKDKKFLLNKNATEGLLKHKRKLGHIIGHCSSHHRIAKYFTPPVKRKISCNYCGFLACS is encoded by the coding sequence ATGAGAAATTATGCTTTAATTGTACTTGGACTTAATACAGTTCTAAGAATTTCAGATATACTTTTGCTGACCTGGAATGATGTATATGATTTTGAAGAAAAGACTTTCAAAACACACGTATACATAAAGGAAAAAAAGACCGGCAAAGATAAAAAATTTTTGCTTAATAAAAATGCTACAGAGGGGCTTTTGAAGCATAAAAGGAAACTTGGACATATTATCGGTCATTGCAGCAGTCATCACAGGATCGCCAAATATTTCACCCCACCTGTCAAAAGAAAGATTAGTTGTAATTATTGTGGATTTTTGGCCTGCTCTTAA
- the istA gene encoding IS21 family transposase, with the protein MIDLNQKQDIILKHIREGKSQRQISKETGICRETIRKYVRDYENKLIEVNDDLGEIDKINIINDITSKPKYISSPRVKKALTDEVIERLKQFLRENEQKRLSGLSKQQKKKIDMYEVLLEEGYNISYPSVVNAVNSIERKKREAYIRQEYSPGDIVEFDFGVVKLQMNDGTIKEFQLAVFTAAYSNYRWARLFPKQNTGCFLEAHASFFKHIKGNHRTVVYDNTRVAVGKFVGHTEKEPTDALLKLSLYYKFRFRFCNAYSGNEKGHVERSVEFIRRKAFSREHTFISLNEANAYLDEVLNKLNSRTLSNSNKSPFQLLDDEREYLLPDMPLYETASISDLRVNKYSTIMVDSCYYSVPDDYVGTMVRCKIYTTKILVFYNKKEIAAHDKVYGMNLWHIDIMHYAKTLFRKPKALINSTAFNQMDNMLKEIYSKYFNSNERDFVKLIELVGNYGLVTVNNAIKNLQEVCPTNISIDKIEFICSRKDDPKIIYLEDNDDEIMNNSLNILNEFNSLLKQ; encoded by the coding sequence GTGATAGATTTGAATCAAAAACAGGATATTATATTAAAACATATTAGAGAAGGTAAATCTCAAAGACAAATAAGTAAAGAAACAGGAATATGTAGAGAGACCATAAGAAAATATGTTAGAGACTACGAAAATAAGCTTATTGAAGTAAATGATGACTTAGGTGAAATAGACAAAATTAATATTATTAATGATATAACATCTAAACCTAAATATATTTCATCTCCAAGAGTTAAAAAGGCTTTAACCGATGAGGTTATAGAAAGGCTTAAACAATTTTTAAGAGAGAATGAACAGAAACGATTAAGTGGATTATCTAAACAGCAGAAGAAAAAAATTGATATGTATGAGGTTTTGCTTGAAGAAGGCTATAATATCAGCTATCCATCTGTGGTAAATGCTGTAAACAGCATAGAAAGGAAAAAACGCGAAGCGTATATACGTCAGGAATACTCTCCAGGAGATATAGTAGAATTTGATTTTGGAGTAGTGAAATTACAAATGAATGATGGCACTATAAAGGAATTTCAATTGGCAGTATTTACGGCAGCTTACAGCAATTATAGATGGGCTAGATTATTTCCAAAACAGAATACAGGATGCTTTTTAGAAGCCCATGCTTCATTCTTTAAACATATTAAAGGTAACCACAGAACAGTTGTTTATGATAATACTAGAGTTGCCGTAGGTAAGTTTGTAGGGCATACAGAAAAAGAACCAACAGATGCTCTTCTAAAGCTGTCGCTATATTATAAATTCAGATTTAGATTTTGCAATGCTTACAGTGGTAATGAAAAAGGGCATGTAGAGAGAAGTGTAGAATTTATACGAAGGAAAGCATTTTCAAGAGAGCATACATTTATATCATTAAATGAAGCTAACGCTTATCTTGATGAAGTGCTAAATAAATTAAATTCAAGAACCTTATCTAATTCAAATAAGTCACCGTTTCAACTATTAGATGATGAACGAGAGTACTTATTACCGGATATGCCTCTATATGAAACAGCTTCTATTTCAGATCTAAGAGTAAATAAATATTCAACGATTATGGTAGATTCCTGTTATTACTCTGTACCAGATGATTATGTAGGCACAATGGTACGATGTAAGATATATACCACTAAAATTTTAGTTTTTTATAATAAAAAAGAAATAGCTGCACACGATAAAGTTTATGGTATGAACCTGTGGCATATAGATATTATGCATTATGCTAAAACGCTTTTTAGAAAGCCGAAGGCACTGATTAATAGTACAGCTTTTAATCAAATGGATAATATGCTAAAAGAGATTTATTCTAAATATTTTAACAGTAATGAGCGAGATTTTGTGAAACTTATTGAATTAGTTGGTAACTATGGTCTTGTAACTGTTAATAATGCCATCAAAAATCTACAGGAAGTATGCCCAACTAATATAAGTATTGATAAAATTGAATTTATCTGTTCTAGGAAGGACGATCCTAAAATCATATATCTAGAAGATAATGATGATGAAATTATGAATAATTCACTTAATATTTTAAATGAATTTAACAGTCTTCTAAAACAGTAA
- a CDS encoding DUF2207 domain-containing protein, with product MKKFLLCFCVLVLTFSIHSLKVLAADGISLSQFNVETTLKEDGSIDMEELLTYNFKDKYNGAYREISTKNTDGIYNIKVWFLSKDGEEIPLREVSNAKNGDNNVFEVLKENSTLYRIKIYSPSNNEEKTFKITYTMKNVAVKYKDTGEFFYTYWSDYNETEIDNFKIHINIASNTENENIKAYYHGISAGNMSIENGSVYYTFPHVNSKELVETRVLFPAELISLSTNTRDENGLNRILGEEADYREEQQQKIAKAALMKKVFDYIDIILGAISIIAMLIIWRGFKNNSQEVYSIYSPPEIPEECTPAVAAYLVNRIANGRTIYATILDLWRKGYLNIEKIDTENSKDKSNFLLKKIKRLDKSLLKHEKYFMDWIFKTLGDGNSVSTAQVKKSSFYYAFQEWVKLIREEIKARNYYDKKATSKGIALIIAASVFIVISIISLVFHAYFGAFSLTISVFMLIYGIACCVKKTPYGQSKYNDWIKFKKYIKDVDFNYNDNMNRDYVEKYIPYAEALNMNKNSMIKLKNVFDNPSQDMGWIYYYLLFDNINLKRNEQFNYYIYNSFGTGSYGSSDASSGGGGSSAGGGGAGGF from the coding sequence TTGAAAAAGTTTTTATTGTGCTTTTGCGTACTAGTACTTACATTTTCTATTCATTCACTGAAGGTTTTAGCTGCAGATGGAATATCTTTGTCACAATTCAATGTAGAAACCACTTTGAAAGAAGATGGTTCTATTGATATGGAAGAATTACTAACCTACAATTTCAAAGATAAATATAATGGAGCTTACAGAGAAATATCTACCAAAAATACTGATGGAATATACAATATTAAAGTATGGTTTCTATCTAAAGATGGAGAAGAAATACCCTTAAGAGAAGTAAGCAATGCAAAAAATGGGGACAATAATGTATTTGAAGTATTGAAAGAGAATTCAACTCTTTACAGGATTAAAATTTACTCTCCTTCAAATAACGAGGAAAAGACTTTTAAAATAACCTATACCATGAAGAATGTGGCAGTAAAATACAAGGATACAGGTGAGTTTTTCTATACCTATTGGTCAGATTACAATGAAACAGAAATAGATAATTTTAAAATACACATTAATATTGCAAGTAATACGGAAAATGAAAATATTAAAGCTTATTATCATGGTATTTCAGCGGGTAATATGTCAATTGAAAATGGAAGTGTGTATTACACTTTTCCACATGTTAATTCAAAAGAACTTGTAGAAACAAGAGTACTTTTTCCAGCTGAATTAATCTCACTGTCTACAAATACAAGAGATGAAAATGGACTAAATAGAATTTTAGGTGAAGAAGCAGATTATAGAGAAGAACAGCAGCAAAAAATTGCAAAGGCTGCTCTTATGAAAAAGGTATTTGATTATATAGATATAATTTTAGGTGCGATTTCAATTATAGCAATGCTTATTATATGGAGAGGTTTTAAGAACAATTCTCAGGAGGTATACAGTATTTATTCTCCGCCGGAAATTCCTGAGGAATGTACTCCAGCAGTAGCAGCTTATCTGGTAAATAGAATTGCAAATGGAAGGACTATATATGCCACAATACTGGATTTATGGAGAAAAGGATATTTAAATATTGAAAAAATAGATACTGAGAATAGTAAAGATAAGTCCAATTTTCTACTAAAAAAAATAAAAAGGCTGGATAAATCACTATTAAAGCATGAAAAATACTTTATGGATTGGATATTTAAAACACTAGGAGATGGAAACAGTGTCAGTACAGCACAGGTGAAAAAATCTTCTTTTTATTATGCCTTTCAAGAGTGGGTAAAGCTTATAAGAGAAGAAATTAAGGCAAGAAATTATTATGATAAAAAAGCTACCAGTAAGGGAATTGCTTTGATTATAGCTGCAAGTGTATTTATAGTGATTTCAATTATATCTCTTGTTTTTCATGCTTATTTTGGAGCTTTTAGCTTGACTATTTCAGTTTTTATGCTGATTTATGGAATTGCCTGTTGTGTTAAAAAAACTCCCTATGGACAGAGTAAATATAATGATTGGATAAAATTTAAAAAATATATTAAAGATGTAGATTTTAACTACAATGATAATATGAATAGAGATTATGTAGAAAAATATATTCCCTATGCTGAAGCTTTAAATATGAATAAGAATAGCATGATAAAACTCAAAAATGTATTTGATAATCCTTCACAGGATATGGGATGGATATACTACTATCTGCTCTTTGACAATATAAATTTAAAGAGAAATGAACAGTTCAACTACTATATATACAATTCCTTTGGAACTGGTTCTTACGGAAGTTCAGATGCTTCCTCAGGAGGCGGCGGTAGCAGTGCCGGTGGCGGTGGTGCTGGCGGTTTTTAA
- a CDS encoding helix-turn-helix domain-containing protein → MNSIITSSKMTLNKDLLLISKLYKFLYLLCEIYPNNEINNTQNQQKYIEDALMFIEQNYSDNITINEISKYISIDRSYLHRLFKKYINKSPQKFLLDLRMEKASSLLENSTLRISDIARSVGYKDALLFSKTFKKLKNCTPTEYRNGKNHTPMV, encoded by the coding sequence ATGAATTCTATTATTACTTCATCAAAAATGACTTTAAATAAAGATTTATTATTAATTTCTAAACTGTATAAATTCTTATACTTACTTTGTGAAATTTATCCAAATAATGAAATTAACAATACACAAAACCAACAGAAATATATAGAAGATGCCCTTATGTTTATAGAACAAAATTACTCTGATAATATAACAATAAATGAAATATCAAAATACATTTCCATTGATCGCTCATATTTACATAGATTATTTAAAAAGTATATTAATAAATCTCCGCAAAAATTTTTATTGGATTTAAGAATGGAAAAAGCCTCTTCTCTTTTAGAAAATTCAACACTTAGGATCAGTGATATTGCACGTTCAGTAGGATATAAAGATGCTCTTTTGTTTTCAAAGACCTTTAAAAAATTAAAAAATTGTACTCCCACAGAGTATAGAAATGGAAAAAATCATACCCCTATGGTCTAA
- a CDS encoding LysE family translocator: MIFKGFKFGMLLQLAVGPGCIFIFQIASLKGFYIAEIGVLGIAIIDSLFITVAILGISAVINKKNIKICLKIFGSIILFIFGFSTFLNQFNINFIPSLSIQNISNSNNTFIHAIILAASNPLTILFWTGVFSSKIAEENMKTKDIYLFAFGALISTLFFLTLISFLGSCVNIFLPNTIIQILNTLVGFLLMYFSVKMCLKKV, translated from the coding sequence ATGATTTTTAAAGGTTTTAAATTTGGAATGCTATTACAACTTGCAGTGGGTCCTGGTTGTATTTTTATATTTCAAATAGCTTCACTAAAAGGATTTTACATTGCAGAAATAGGTGTATTGGGTATTGCAATAATAGACAGTTTATTTATTACTGTTGCTATACTCGGAATATCAGCAGTAATAAATAAAAAAAACATAAAAATTTGCTTAAAAATATTTGGTTCAATAATTTTATTTATTTTTGGATTTAGTACATTTTTAAATCAATTTAATATTAATTTTATACCCAGCCTAAGTATACAAAACATTTCAAATTCAAATAATACATTTATACATGCCATCATTTTAGCAGCTTCAAACCCACTTACAATACTTTTTTGGACAGGTGTATTCTCATCTAAGATTGCAGAAGAAAATATGAAAACAAAAGATATTTATCTATTTGCTTTTGGAGCATTGATATCTACATTGTTTTTTCTAACATTAATTAGTTTTTTGGGAAGTTGTGTTAATATATTTTTACCAAATACTATAATACAGATTTTAAATACATTAGTAGGGTTTTTATTGATGTATTTTAGTGTTAAAATGTGTCTAAAAAAAGTATAA